The sequence ACATAATATTACCTATACTCTATACCTAATAGATAGATTACTATAAGAAAGCCCAGTCAAGGTGTTTAAGCAGGAAAGACACCTTCCCTACCGAGCAAGGTGTCAGAAAACCAATATTAGCTACTTTACTTAAAAAATCCTCGCTGCCTCCAGCAACACCTTTGCCCCGATGGCATCTCCGATAGGCCCAGTGATTGTGAGTTCTTTGGTGATAAAAGCTCCGATTATTGGAATCTCGCCATCAAACAGTCTTTGCATCGCTTCCGGTTTTCCCTCAATGATTACATCGGCTTTGTCCAGTTTTCCCTGCTCTACCTTGGAAACTTTCCCACCATCTACCACAAAGTAAAAGGCGGTCTCTGTACTATTTTTTATGATGAACTGTACAGACTTGTTCCAGTCTGGAAATTCTTCGTCCAGATTAACTTTCTCGTTTATTTTTCTAATCTGAGCTAAATACCTCTTTACATCTACACTCATCGTCATCAACTCCTTCATCTCCTATTGAAGATTTTCTTAGGTAATTTCATAGGTTTAAAAGTCACAGAAATCGCCTTCTCGTCTTTTTTAGGGCAAACCTCGACACATTTCATGCAACCTGTGCAAAGGGAAGGGAAAGTAGCAACAGGTATCCACTCCTTTGAAGTTGAAGTCTTACCTTCCGGTATTGGGGTATAGCAACGCATAACATGTGGTGCACAAGCCTGTAGACATTTGCCACACTCTAGAGCACCGAGACATGCACCCATGTTAAATTCTATATGTGGAACTTCTTTAACATATGTTTTGATCTCAAAATGTGTAAAACTCATAGTTACCATACCTCCTTTAAGGCTGGAATCTTTTCCCGTTCCAGCATCTTTATTGCCTCAACAGGACAGACTCTCATACATTGAGCACATCCAAAGCAATTTTCCTGCTTTAACATGGCTACTCCATAAGTAGGAGACAGGTTGATAGACTTAAAATGGCATGCCTTGACACATTCACCACATCCATTACATATATCCATATCCAGTTCGGCGACATAATGCCCTTTTTTAAGTATCCCGGTGAGCCCCCAATCCAACCTCCATTGTAGCCATACGCATACAGGATACTCACAACTACATAACTTGGACATATAGGCAGGAGAGCCTACATAGGAAGCGTCGTGACACAATCCCTGCTCAGAGAGTTTTTCTATATGCTCCTTTGCTTCCTCAGTTGAAACCGTCTCGATCTTATGTTCTTTCCAGATCCTTTCCGGATGTTCCTGATACATATTAACATAGGCTGAAATTCCAAGGCAGTAAAGATTTTCAGGTCCTATGTATTTGCCACCCCTTTTATATTTACGGCAGGTGCAGGCGAGCTTCACGAAGGCGCTGCCAGCCTGCGCAGATACATCGCACATCTCCTTTGCCTCATCCAGTGTCACGGTCTGCGCAGAGTGGTATCTGGAGAAACCTTCCTCCCAATCAATGTCCGCAATCTTTTCCAGCCTTGGGCTTAATCGAGTTTTCAGGACATCTAACTCTCCTGAGATTGGACCCCAGAGCCTCGCTTGGACAGCTCGATAGTTCGAATTCCACTCTTTGAGCCAGTCTTCCATTTCATCAAATTTTCTGACATAATTTTCTACAGCCAAAAACCATTTTTTGCCTTTGCCATGTTGTGTACACCATTCACACATATCCTTCCTCCTCGATTACCAAAATTTTCAGTTTGCTTGCGATACTGCTCAGCTACCCAATAATTATTATTCTAATTAATTTTTTCTCGCAATATCAACCATGTTTTTTGATTTTTGGCATTCACTTACGACTGTAATGAGATCGTAAGCGAATGCCATATTTTATTATTAAAATTTGCTTGGTTTATCCTCAAAAGGCGCTTTTTCGGCTTTGGATACACGACACAGCATACCTCTGAAGGCGACTGACCCGCATATTGGATCGTAAGGACCCATAACATCTGTTACATTATTAATATTTGACTCAAAGCAGCCCTTCTCTGGCTCAGGCCTCTCAGGATAGTAATACATGTGGTCACAATGGACTAAGCGCGGATCGTGCATAGGCTCAAATTTTGCCTTCATTCTGCAAGAGCCAAACCTGGTCTCTATCTTTACCCAGTCCTCTTCTTCTATGCCATATTTCTTAGCTGTATCTGGGTGAATCTGAACGATGGGATATGGGTTCATCTTACGGAGCTCTGGAATCTGAAGGCAGTCCGAATGACTGCGATACTTGTTTCTTGACCCTGAAATGAGCCAGAGCGGGTATTCCTTGGCAGTTTCAGGTGTGACCTCTTCATCTTCCCTTGTCGGTCTGTACACGGGTAACGGGTCATAACCAAATTTCTTAAAGGTTTCAGAGTAATATTCAAGTTTTCCTGAAGGGGTCCTGAAGCCCATCTGAAGGTTCTCATACCGCTTGTATGGCTCTAAATCCCAGTATACAATCTTTTTCTTTTCAAACTCCTCCCAGGTCATACCGATAGGCCTGAGAACATCTTCATTGTATTCCCTCACGCTGTTCCACAGCATTTTAATACCCATCCTCTTGGCAATATCAATAACGATCTGTCGATCATCTCTGCACTCC is a genomic window of Nitrospirota bacterium containing:
- a CDS encoding SCP2 sterol-binding domain-containing protein; translation: MKELMTMSVDVKRYLAQIRKINEKVNLDEEFPDWNKSVQFIIKNSTETAFYFVVDGGKVSKVEQGKLDKADVIIEGKPEAMQRLFDGEIPIIGAFITKELTITGPIGDAIGAKVLLEAARIF
- a CDS encoding 4Fe-4S binding protein; this translates as MVTMSFTHFEIKTYVKEVPHIEFNMGACLGALECGKCLQACAPHVMRCYTPIPEGKTSTSKEWIPVATFPSLCTGCMKCVEVCPKKDEKAISVTFKPMKLPKKIFNRR
- a CDS encoding 4Fe-4S dicluster-binding protein, whose protein sequence is MCEWCTQHGKGKKWFLAVENYVRKFDEMEDWLKEWNSNYRAVQARLWGPISGELDVLKTRLSPRLEKIADIDWEEGFSRYHSAQTVTLDEAKEMCDVSAQAGSAFVKLACTCRKYKRGGKYIGPENLYCLGISAYVNMYQEHPERIWKEHKIETVSTEEAKEHIEKLSEQGLCHDASYVGSPAYMSKLCSCEYPVCVWLQWRLDWGLTGILKKGHYVAELDMDICNGCGECVKACHFKSINLSPTYGVAMLKQENCFGCAQCMRVCPVEAIKMLEREKIPALKEVW